A stretch of the Fusobacterium varium genome encodes the following:
- a CDS encoding putative flavodoxin, giving the protein MKIIAINGSPRKKENTATMCNKFLEGAKSACSDVETEIINLFDLNYKGCISCFGCKRKEGNTYGKCIVKDELQPILEKVSTADGVVFGSPIYFGDITGQLRSFFERLLFPFSTYEEGYKKIAPKKMPTAMIYTMNVTEDLMKKFGYDVRLSNMELIIASIFRKPEIIYAFNTYQFSDYNKYKMEIFSEKVKAEHKRTQFPIDCQNAFDAGKRMVMQVQK; this is encoded by the coding sequence ATGAAAATAATTGCAATTAATGGAAGTCCAAGAAAAAAAGAAAATACAGCAACTATGTGTAATAAATTTTTGGAAGGTGCAAAATCTGCCTGTTCAGATGTTGAAACAGAAATAATTAATTTGTTTGATTTGAACTATAAAGGTTGTATAAGTTGTTTTGGATGTAAGAGAAAAGAGGGAAATACTTATGGAAAATGTATTGTAAAGGATGAATTACAGCCTATATTAGAAAAAGTTTCAACTGCTGATGGAGTTGTCTTTGGTTCCCCAATATATTTTGGAGATATAACAGGTCAATTACGCAGCTTTTTTGAAAGACTGCTTTTTCCTTTTTCTACTTATGAGGAAGGCTACAAAAAAATAGCTCCAAAGAAAATGCCTACAGCCATGATTTATACTATGAATGTTACTGAAGATTTAATGAAAAAATTTGGCTATGATGTGCGTCTTTCAAATATGGAATTGATAATAGCTAGTATATTTAGAAAACCAGAGATTATTTATGCATTTAATACTTATCAATTTAGTGATTATAATAAATATAAAATGGAAATATTTTCAGAAAAAGTAAAAGCAGAACACAAACGTACACAATTTCCTATAGATTGTCAAAATGCTTTTGATGCTGGAAAACGTATGGTAATGCAGGTACAGAAATAA
- a CDS encoding putative hydrolase, giving the protein MLIKELSEKYNDYIIDRRRYYHQYPELTLQEAETTKAIIKDLKEIGIEDIKTFKDFYGCVGILKGGKPGKTVLLRADIDALPVFEKTGLPFASKIEGKMHACGHDNHIAMLLGAAKILFDMKDKINGTVKFLFQPAEELAVGAKAVVEQGIMDDVDACYGIHIWSMVDSPKINMEIGERMASCDNFKITIKGFGSHGSAPHLGHDAIVAASAVIMGLQTIVSRINNPLNAAVITIGVVDAGQRFNIIADKAVLEGTVRTFNKKFRMEIEGLIRQISEDIAAGYRCTSETEYSYLTGAVINEDQHLVDLAQNAVKKLYGEDGLAELEKMTGSEDFSYLMEKAPGVYGFIGARSPKIPGSEKSNHHECFTVDEAALQRGAAVAAQFAFDFLTEK; this is encoded by the coding sequence ATGCTGATCAAAGAACTTTCTGAAAAATATAATGATTATATAATAGATCGTAGAAGATATTATCATCAATATCCTGAACTTACTTTACAAGAAGCTGAAACTACTAAAGCTATAATCAAAGATTTAAAAGAAATAGGAATAGAGGATATAAAAACATTTAAAGATTTTTATGGTTGTGTAGGAATATTAAAAGGTGGAAAACCAGGTAAAACCGTTCTTCTGCGTGCTGATATTGATGCTCTTCCTGTATTTGAAAAAACTGGGCTTCCTTTTGCTTCAAAAATTGAAGGAAAAATGCATGCATGTGGGCATGATAATCACATAGCTATGTTATTGGGAGCTGCTAAAATCCTATTTGATATGAAAGATAAAATCAATGGAACTGTTAAATTTTTATTTCAGCCAGCAGAAGAATTAGCTGTAGGAGCTAAAGCTGTTGTTGAACAAGGAATCATGGATGATGTAGATGCTTGTTATGGTATTCATATCTGGTCTATGGTGGATTCTCCAAAAATTAATATGGAAATTGGTGAAAGAATGGCTTCTTGTGATAATTTTAAAATAACTATTAAAGGATTCGGATCACATGGTTCTGCTCCTCATCTCGGGCATGATGCTATTGTGGCAGCAAGTGCCGTTATAATGGGATTGCAAACTATTGTGAGTCGTATTAACAATCCTTTAAATGCTGCTGTTATTACCATTGGAGTAGTTGATGCTGGACAAAGATTTAATATTATTGCTGATAAAGCTGTATTGGAAGGTACAGTACGTACTTTTAATAAAAAATTCAGAATGGAAATAGAAGGACTTATCAGACAAATATCTGAAGATATTGCTGCTGGGTATAGATGTACTTCTGAAACTGAATACTCTTATCTAACAGGAGCTGTCATCAATGAAGATCAACATCTTGTTGATTTAGCTCAAAATGCTGTAAAAAAATTATATGGAGAGGATGGATTAGCAGAACTTGAAAAAATGACTGGTTCTGAAGATTTTTCTTATCTTATGGAAAAAGCTCCTGGAGTTTATGGCTTTATTGGTGCAAGAAGTCCTAAAATTCCCGGTTCTGAAAAAAGTAACCATCATGAATGTTTCACAGTTGATGAAGCAGCTTTACAAAGAGGGGCAGCTGTTGCAGCTCAATTTGCTTTTGATTTTTTAACTGAAAAATAA